A region of the Bacillus sp. NP247 genome:
ACGTTTTGAGATAAATAAATCGTATTTTTGCCCGGGAGTTTCGTTCCAAGGATGGTAGAAATAAAACTGGAAACGAGCATGCCATGAGCAATACGTTCTTTAAACATTGTCGTTTTTGCAAAAGAGTCTAAAATATGAATAGGATTTACATCTCCAGTCAATTTTGCAAAATTGATAACGTCCTCATCCGTAATTGTTCTTGTTAGAGATGCTTGATCACCGACTTGAATCTCATCGTAACGAAGCTCCGGAACAGTTTGTGCTTCTTGAAATGGATTCATTTTGTCCTCCTTCTTTTCCATATCGAAAAATGTAAGCCATCTTGATGTAGTAGGAGGAAGAAAGAGTTTTGTTTGTGCTGCAGTTAGTTGCCACATTTTTCTTACTTGATGGAAGTAAATAGATTTTTTGAGTTTGCCTCGAACTGCTTTGCGAGTTCTAGTTGTTTGGACTTGAACTCTCCCAAAAAAACTTCTAACTGTTTTTGAACCTCTTCACGTTGCGACTGTTGTTGTTCGATAAAGTGTTTTGTTGTTTCTTCAAATTGGCCGCTAGTTTGAGTAAGAATAGACAAAGATGTTTTCGTAGGCGAAACAGTAAGTTGGTGCATTTGATTAGAAAGCTCATTCCACTTTTCTTGCCACTCGTTAATTTGATCATTTAAGGAGTTTCCAGTTAATTGCTTCACATAGTCTGTATATTGGTTATTGAACTGAGCAGTGAATTGGTGTAGTTCTTTTTCTAGTTCATCTACTCCTGATGTTAATTTATGCAAAGCGTCTTGTTGTTGTTTTAACGTTTCTAAAGTAAGTTGCTCTAATTGTTTCCCAGCTGAAGAGAAGAGGGAAAGAGATTGAGACCAGTTTTTCCAAAATGCATCGACTAATTCGTATGGCTTAGTTTCCATTGTTTGACCTCCAAATGTTTTTTTGCATATTGTGAACGCAGATTACTCTGCTGTACCACCAGGTGAAGATGAAGAATCCTTTTCATCCTTTTCTGGAGAAGTAGAAAATGGAAAGAATGCATTGGTGTATAACGTGAAAAACGTCCGCAACATATTTTGATAATGTTCAAAAGAAGTCGCACATGTTGTTAAATATTGCTCTCCATATTCTGTTAAAGAATAAATTCGTTTCGCGGGCCCGCCTTCGCTTGTATCCCAAGTAGAAGAAATAAGATTTTCTTTTTCTAATTTGCGTAGTGTCCTATACACATTACCTTGGTCAACAGAAGAAAAGCCGATGTCCATTAGCATTTGAATAAGTTTGTAACCATGAAGACTCCAGTCTTTTAGACAGAGAAGTAAGAAAGGAACTAAGAAGTTTTTTGGCATGGAGTTTGGTTGTTTCGCTTGGTTTTTTTCCAAACTTTCTGGGTGTTCTGGTTCATTATGTAGCATGATTGTGCATCACCTCATGAATCAGTTAGATGGAATTTTTTGCTTATAAGTGCAATTTACACCTATCTGTTTTTAATGTCAATATATTTGTTAGAAAATAAAGAAAAATAAAATATATACTTGAAGTTTTATTCGGAATATTAGAAAATAGTGAATAGGTTGAATTGTTTCAAAAACAAAAAAGGGAGTGTAGGCGAAGTGATTGATCAAAAATTCGATCCATTGCAAGCATGGAAAAATGCTTATGAACAAACCGAAACATTTTGGGGAAAAGCGCTCAATGAAACAATTAAAACAGAAGAATATTCTGCTTGGATGGGCAGCGTTCTAGATTTGAATTTGTTTTATCAAAAAGCATTAAATGATACGACAAAAAATTATTTAGAGCAGGTGAATGTGCCGACGAGAGAGGATATCGCTAGAGTAGCTACGCTTGTTATTAATTTAGAAAATAAAGTTGATAACATCGAGGAAATTCTAGAAGAGAAAGTGGATTCATTAGGACAAGCTCCTACATTAAAGCGTGATGTTACGAAAGTAAAACAAGATATGCGCACGTTAGAAACGAAAGTTGATCAAATTTTAGAATTGCTAGAAAAGCAAAATGCAGTACTTGCTAAACTACAAGTACCTGTAAAAGAAGAAGTAAAGCCTGTAAATAAGCCAGAAAATAAAAAATGATAATCGCGTTTGTTTATAACGTGTAAAAGAGAGAGGGAGAATCTCTTTTCATGTATAAACAACGAAACATAATTAATATAAATATATGGACTCAATTAGTATGAGTACCAAAATGATTCATAACAATCGTTCACAAATTCATTTAAGGGGGAAAAGAAATGGTTCAATTAAATGGCAAAGTAGCAATCGTAACAGGTGGGGCAAAAGGAATTGGAAAAGCAATTACAGTAGCATTAGCAGAAGAGGGAGCAAAAGTAGTTATTAACTATAACAGCAGTAAAGAAGCAGCTGAAAACTTAGTAAATGAATTAGGAAAAGAAGGACATGATGTTTATGCAGTTCAAGCGGATGTTTCTAAAGTAGAAGATGCAAACAGACTTGTAGAAGAAGCTGTGAATCATTTTGGTAAAGTTGACATTCTTGTTAATAATGCTGGTATTACAAGAGATCGTACATTCAAAAAGTTAAATCGTGAAGATTGGGAGCGCGTAATTGACGTGAACCTAAGCAGTGTATTTAATACAACAAGCGCGGTACTTCCATACATATCGGAAGCAGAAGAAGGAAGAATCATTAGTATTTCTTCTATTATTGGCCAAGCTGGTGGATTTGGACAAACAAATTACTCAGCAGCAAAAGCAGGTATGTTAGGATTTACAAAATCATTAGCGTTAGAACTTGCAAGAACAAATGTAACTGTAAACGCAATTTGCCCAGGATTTATTGATACTGAAATGGTAGCAGAAGTACCAGAAGAAGTGCGTCAAAAAATCGTTGCGAAAATCCCGAAAAAACGTTTTGGTCAAGCTGATGAAATTGCAAAAGGTGTAGTATATCTATGCCGTGACGGTGCGTATATCACAGGTCAGCAATTAAACATTAATGGCGGATTATACATGTAATGAAGTAAGAAAAAAGTGCATATCCATAGCAGGGATGCACTTCTTTTTTTAGAAAGAAATTGACCGAAAAGGAGATAGAAAAAATGACCACATTCGTAACGGAATGGGAAAAGCAATTGGAGTTGTACCCAGAAGAATATCGTAAAGCATATCGCCGTGTGAAAAGAGCGAGCGAAATTTTATTACGCGAACCAGAACCACAAGTGGGTTTAACACCGAAAGAGGTTATTTGGACGAAGAATAAAACGAAGCTTTATCGTTACATTCCAAAACAAGAAAAAACACAGAGAGTTCCAATCTTATTAATATATGCTCTTATTAATAAACCGTATATTATGGATTTAACTCCGGGAAATAGTTTAGTGGAATATTTAGTAGATCGTGGTTTTGATGTGTATATGCTTGATTGGGGCACATTTGGTTTAGAAGATAGTCATTTGAAGTTTGATGATTTCGTGTTCGATTATATTGCAAAAGCAGTGAAAAAAGTAATGAGAACTGCAAAATCGGACGAGATTTCTTTACTTGGTTATTGCATGGGTGGAACGTTAACATCTATTTATGCAGCGCTTCATCCAGACATGCCAATTCGTAACTTGATTTTTATGACAAGTCCTTTTGATTTCTCTGAAACAGGATTATACGGTCCTTTATTAGATGAGAAATATTTCAATTTAGATAAAGCGGTTGATACATTCGGAAATATTCCGCCAGAAATGATTGATTTCGGAAATAAGATGTTAAAACCAATTACAAACTTTGTCGGTCCATATGTTGCTTTAGTCGATCGTTCGGAAAATGAGCGCTTCGTCGAAAGTTGGAAATTAGTTCAAAAGTGGGTAGGCGATGGTATTCCGTTCCCAGGTGAATCTTATAGACAATGGATTCGTGATTTCTATCAAAATAATAAATTAGTGAAGGGTGAACTCGTTATTCGCGGACAAAAGGTAGACCTTGCAAATATTAAGGCGAATGTCTTAAATATTTCTGCGAAACGTGATCACATTGCTCTGCCATGTCAAGTAGAAGCTTTACTGGATCATATTTCTAGCACAGATAAACAGTATGTATGTTTGCCGACAGGACATATGTCTATCGTGTATGGTGGAACGGCTGTAAAGCAAACATATCCGACGGTTGGGAATTGGCTTGAAGAGCGTTCTAATTAAAGAGAAGAAATCCAACTAGCGTATGTTAGTTGGATTTTTTTATGGGAAATGACGAAACATAGGAAGGAGAAAAATACATTGTAGGAGTATAATTATGAAGCTTATGACTGGTAAGTTGTTTTGGAATGCTGGAGTTTCTGTACCTTGTTATCCAACGTTAGAAAATGATATGATATGTGATGTGCTAGTAATTGGAAGTGGAGAAGCAGGTGCTCATATAGCGTATTCGTTAGCTAAAATTGGAATGCGTGTTATGCTCATTGAAAAAAGAGCAATTGCATGTGGTAGCACAGCTGCAAATACAGGATTATTACAATTTGTTCATGATAAATCGTTGACCTCTCTTATTCATACATTTGGTGAAGAGAAAGGGGTACGAGCATATAGACTTTGTTATGAAGCGCTGCAAACAATGGAGAAGGTTGTGCCAACTCTCGATATTGATCCCCATTTTATTCCGCGAAATAGTTTGTATTATGCAAGTAGAGATGAGGATATTTCATTTTTACAGGAAGAATATAATACGTTACGCCATTATGGATTTCCGGTTGAATATTTTACAGAGTCTGATATTAAGAAACGTTATTCATTTGCAAAACAAGCAGCGTTATATACAAGCGGTGATGCAGAAGTGAATCCGTATTTATTAGCGCATAGTCTTTTGCATAAAGCGAAACAAATGGGCGCTATTATATATGAACATACAGAGGCATTACATATTAAACAAATCCAAAATGATTTAATTTGTTACACGAATACAGGAAATAAAATCGTAGCAAAAAATATTATTATGGCGACAGGTTATGAAGCAATTTTTGGAAAGAAAGAAAAAAATACAACAGTAGAAACGTCTTATGCCGTTGTGACAAATAAGATAGATCATTTTGAAGGCTGGCATGAGCAATCATTAATTTGGGAAACAGCACGTCCGTATTTGTATTATCGAACGTATCGAAACCGCATTATTGTAGGCGGATTAGATGAGGCGCTGAAAATTCA
Encoded here:
- a CDS encoding MaoC family dehydratase — protein: MNPFQEAQTVPELRYDEIQVGDQASLTRTITDEDVINFAKLTGDVNPIHILDSFAKTTMFKERIAHGMLVSSFISTILGTKLPGKNTIYLSQNVSFRAPVKIGDTLRVVAEVIKKRDDKKIITLQTNIYNQSDDIVVEGTATILKKE
- the phaP gene encoding polyhydroxyalkanoic acid inclusion protein PhaP, translated to METKPYELVDAFWKNWSQSLSLFSSAGKQLEQLTLETLKQQQDALHKLTSGVDELEKELHQFTAQFNNQYTDYVKQLTGNSLNDQINEWQEKWNELSNQMHQLTVSPTKTSLSILTQTSGQFEETTKHFIEQQQSQREEVQKQLEVFLGEFKSKQLELAKQFEANSKNLFTSIK
- the phaQ gene encoding poly-beta-hydroxybutyrate-responsive repressor, producing MLHNEPEHPESLEKNQAKQPNSMPKNFLVPFLLLCLKDWSLHGYKLIQMLMDIGFSSVDQGNVYRTLRKLEKENLISSTWDTSEGGPAKRIYSLTEYGEQYLTTCATSFEHYQNMLRTFFTLYTNAFFPFSTSPEKDEKDSSSSPGGTAE
- the phaR gene encoding polyhydroxyalkanoic acid synthase subunit PhaR, producing the protein MIDQKFDPLQAWKNAYEQTETFWGKALNETIKTEEYSAWMGSVLDLNLFYQKALNDTTKNYLEQVNVPTREDIARVATLVINLENKVDNIEEILEEKVDSLGQAPTLKRDVTKVKQDMRTLETKVDQILELLEKQNAVLAKLQVPVKEEVKPVNKPENKK
- a CDS encoding acetoacetyl-CoA reductase, with product MVQLNGKVAIVTGGAKGIGKAITVALAEEGAKVVINYNSSKEAAENLVNELGKEGHDVYAVQADVSKVEDANRLVEEAVNHFGKVDILVNNAGITRDRTFKKLNREDWERVIDVNLSSVFNTTSAVLPYISEAEEGRIISISSIIGQAGGFGQTNYSAAKAGMLGFTKSLALELARTNVTVNAICPGFIDTEMVAEVPEEVRQKIVAKIPKKRFGQADEIAKGVVYLCRDGAYITGQQLNINGGLYM
- the phaC gene encoding class III poly(R)-hydroxyalkanoic acid synthase subunit PhaC, translating into MTTFVTEWEKQLELYPEEYRKAYRRVKRASEILLREPEPQVGLTPKEVIWTKNKTKLYRYIPKQEKTQRVPILLIYALINKPYIMDLTPGNSLVEYLVDRGFDVYMLDWGTFGLEDSHLKFDDFVFDYIAKAVKKVMRTAKSDEISLLGYCMGGTLTSIYAALHPDMPIRNLIFMTSPFDFSETGLYGPLLDEKYFNLDKAVDTFGNIPPEMIDFGNKMLKPITNFVGPYVALVDRSENERFVESWKLVQKWVGDGIPFPGESYRQWIRDFYQNNKLVKGELVIRGQKVDLANIKANVLNISAKRDHIALPCQVEALLDHISSTDKQYVCLPTGHMSIVYGGTAVKQTYPTVGNWLEERSN
- a CDS encoding FAD-binding oxidoreductase; its protein translation is MKLMTGKLFWNAGVSVPCYPTLENDMICDVLVIGSGEAGAHIAYSLAKIGMRVMLIEKRAIACGSTAANTGLLQFVHDKSLTSLIHTFGEEKGVRAYRLCYEALQTMEKVVPTLDIDPHFIPRNSLYYASRDEDISFLQEEYNTLRHYGFPVEYFTESDIKKRYSFAKQAALYTSGDAEVNPYLLAHSLLHKAKQMGAIIYEHTEALHIKQIQNDLICYTNTGNKIVAKNIIMATGYEAIFGKKEKNTTVETSYAVVTNKIDHFEGWHEQSLIWETARPYLYYRTYRNRIIVGGLDEALKIQKIGDTKLLHKRDLLINIVKEMFPQYKNIQAEYYWAAAFGGSHDGLPILKEDKKIHNLYYALPYGGNGTVYGMVFAKLFQQLFTNEESDDFSLFNR